The genomic segment AGCGTGGCCACGGCCTCCGAAATGACGCGGATTGCAGAGCCAACCGCCGGCACCCGCAGCGCCGCATCCGGCGTGACAGCCACGTTCCCCGTCGAGGTCGGAGTGATGCCGAAGATCGCAAAGAGGTCATCGCCTGGTTCGGCGAGCCCCTTGGTTTCGGTCTTAGGTTTGCTGGTGAACGGCCACATGGGCTTACAATCCACCAATTGACCGGCGCTTGTCGCCCTGCCAAATCCTACCAAATCCTGTCAAATCCGTTCATCCCCGATCGAAAAAACCCTATTTCGGGCAAATCTCGCGCGCTGTTCCCCGCGCCGGTCCCCAAGAACCACCAAAAGTCTGAGACCACCCCCGGTCATGCGTTCAGCGCTCCCAACGTGGGCCATCAGCTCTTGCCCTTCAGCCAAGCGCAAAGCTCCGAGCGTTGCGCGAAATAGGTTCCAACACCGCGCGGCTTGTAGATCGGGACCTCGGGAGCCACCGCCCAACGGCGCACGGTGGACTCCGAAACGCCGAGCGTGCGAGCGATGGATGCCAAGCCCCAGATCTTCTCAGAGCCGCCTGTCAACGCGTCGAAGCGCCGTGGGTCGAGGGCCTGCGCTTTCCCCAGGCCAGGCGGGGTTGCAGTGTCGCGCCTGATCTTCACGATCTTGCCGCTCGTTTCAGCTCTGTGCGCATTGTTGCGGTTCATTGCTCGTGCCTCTCTGCTCTTTCTCGGTGATGGGTGAAGTGCACGGACAGAGACCGAAGTTGGTCACCCGTCACTAGCTTCATTGCAATCATGGCATCGGCCGTCGCGATTGAGATGGCAGAGCTGGGAACACAGCCACCACCAGTCACCTTCGGAGCCCAGAACTCAGCAGCGTTCACGACAGATTCGCCGAAAGTTTTGATCGCGGTTTCGCGCGCGCACGCCCGCGAAGGTTCTTTTATAGGTTCCCTTACAGGGTTCGTGTCGCAATCTGAGACACGGCTTTGGCGATTTTTGAGACACGGCTTTGGCGATTTCTGAGACACGGGCCGTGTCGCAGTTTGAGACACGGGCCGTGTCACATTTTGAGACACGGCTCGATCAGCATCGAAGGCCTCAAGATCTGTATCGAAGGCCAAAAGATAGAAGGTTCGATCCTGTCGTTTCGTCTTCGGATCGGCTCTCTGAACGCGCCTGATGAGATTTGCCTCCTCAAGCTTATCCAGGTAGCGATTGACGGTCGCCCGGCTGATTTCGCAATCCTCAGCCAATCCTTGCTGAGAAGGGTCGCAGCGGCGCGTATCCTTGTTGTGGCGGTCCGCGAGCTGCCAAAGCAGCAATTTCACTCCGGGTTTGAGCCCGCGTTGTTCGATGGCCCACTTGGTTGCACCGAAACTCATCGAACCACCTCCGGCGACATACTCCTTTGCCCCCTGTTCGGATCCTTCCCTGCGCTGAATGGCACAACATCGCCGCGCGTCGTTCCGGGTACAAGAAACGTGTAACGAACCGTACGATGGCGCGCGGTGGCCATTGCCCTCGATAGCCAGCCCCCGTTGATAAGCTCAGCCATGGCTCGTCTGATGGTCGCATCAGAAACACCGAGGTTATTTGCCAAAGTCGGCCGTGACGGGCTGCACTGGCTGATGCTCTCGTTAGCGCAATCCAGTGCAATTTCAGCACCGACCAACCGTGCCCTCATGGATAGGCTCGGCGCACGGCGCACTGCTCGCGCCCACTCCTGGCGCCATGTACTGGGTTCGCGCACACCTACACCTCGCGATAGTGCGCGATGCGTGCGATCCGGCGATCCACCCAAGCTTCGAAGCTGCCGAAATGCCGAGCATGGTTTTGCGCCCTTGCAACACTCGTGTGTTTCGAGATAAAATTTGGAGGTGAAATATCCAAAAGATCAGCCCCGTTCGACGTTGCCGCGTCGGCGGGGTTTTCTTTTGTCAAAAGATCTTCACGACAGTTGGAACCATGGGCCGTAAGCCATTGATTTCCTATGTCGGGGTCAGTTGGATGTTTGGGTGATAGTGCGTTGATCTGGCGAGATTCCCGGCGTCCTGCCGGGGTCGCCAGTTTCCCTCTTGCCGCCGGCGACCCGTGGCCCGCCCTCAGAACTCCGATAGGCCCGGCCGTTTGCCGATGTTGATGTGGTCGATATCCTCGTTGCGGAAGCCGAGGATGATCGACGGGATCATCATGAACACCAGGCAGAAGATCGGCAGCCCGACCACCGTGATGACCTGTTGCAGGGCCGTCAGGCCGGCATCGCCCGCCAGCACGATCAGCATGGCCGCGACAAGCCCTTCGGACACGCCCCAGAAGACCCGCTGGTGAACCGGGCCGGGGGTCGAGGAGCCGGTGCACAGCATGTCGACCACCAGCGAGGCCGAGTCCGACGAGGTGGCGAAGAAGATCGCCACCACGACCACGGCGATGCCCTGCACGATGGTGGCGAAGGGGAACGCCTCGAAGAAGGCGAACATCGCCAGCGGCACCGACTCGGCCACCGCATCGCTGAGGGCCCCGGCCTGGTCGCCGAGCGCCTCGCGCGCCGCGGCGCCGATGCCGTCGATCTCCATCGCCTGCCAGCCGAAGATGGCGAACCAGATCAGGGTGAAGAGCGACGGCGCCATCAGCACGCCGAACACGAACTCGCGGATCGTGCGCCCGCGCGAGATCCGCGCCACGAAAAGGCCGATGAAGGGCGACCAGGTCACCGTCCAGGCCCAGTAGAACACCGTCCAGCTGCCCTGCCAGCCCCACTCGTCGGTGTCGGGGTTGATATCGGCCAGCATGTCGTTCCAGAACGCCAGGCGCGGCAAGTTGCCGAAGTAGAGCCCGAAGGTTTCGACGATACCGCGCAGCAGGAACAGGGTGGAGCCGCAGATCAGCACGAAGATCATCAGGCCGACCGCCATGCCGATATTGATGTTCGACAAAAGCTTCACGCCCTTGTCGAGCCCGGCCACGATCGAGACCACGGCAACGGCCGTCAGCACCGTCAGGATGACGACCTTGAGGGTCACCGTATCCTCGAGCCCGAAGAGCGAGGTGAGACCGGCGGCGATCTGCGACGACCCGAGGCCGAGCGACACCGCCACGCCGAAAAGCGTGCCCAGCACGGCCGCGATGTCGATCGCCTTGCCCCAGGGGCCGTAGATGCGCTCTTTCAGCAGCGGGTAGAAGACGGAGCTGACGCGCACCGGCAGGTCGTAGCGGTTGATGAAATAGGCAAAGGCGAGGCCCGGCAGCGCGAAGATCGCCCATGTGTGCAGCGCGAGGTGATAGGTCGCGATCGAGATCGCGTCCTTCGCGGCTTCCGTCGAATGGGGCTCGACCCCCGGAAGCGGCGGGGTGGAGAAATGGCTCATCGGTTCGGCCACCCCCCAGAACATCAGGACGGTGCCGATGCCCCCGGCAAACAGCATCGTGAACCATGACAGGTTGGTATAGTCGGGGCGCGAGTCGCGCGGGCCAAGGCGGATATGACCGTGGCGGCTCATGGCGGCCCAGATCAGGAAGCCGAGCCAGACATTCACGCCGAGAATGAAGAACCAGCCGATATGCGACACGATCCACGCCCGGCCTGCCGCGAAGGCGTCGCCGATGGGTTCGGGCGCTATGACGAGGGCTATGACGAAGACGACTGTGCAGATCGCGGAAATGAAAAAAATGGCGGGATCGGTTCGAAGGCCCATCCGGTCTGCCCAGTGCTTCATGAGTCTATCCCCCGTTATAAATTTTGCGCCGGTTGTACGGCTTCGAACAATTTAACGCATAGGGTGCGGCACCGGTTCCGAGGGAATTTTGACGGGATAGTATCGGGGCGCTGTGGAGAGCGGCCGGTCGTTGCCGCATGCTGCCCCCGTCACGGTGGTCGTGACCGAACCAATAAAGGGGCCACGACAGCCCCCCCTGCCCGCCTCAGATCACCCGGATCACGTCCTTGTCGATCGCCAGCATATAGCCGCGGCGGGCGATGTTCTTGACCAGCAGCTCGGAAATCATCTGGTTGCCCAGCGTGTCGCGCAGCCGCTTGATGCGGGTGGCGCCGGCGGCTTCCTCGCAATCCTCCTTGGAGCGGCCGGAGATGACCGACTCGATCTCGGCGCCGGTGAGCACGTCGTCGTCCATCCTTGCCTCGGCCAGCACGGCGAGAGTTTCCATCGCCGCCTCGGTCAGCTTGAAGCCCATGTTGTTGAGGTAGACGGTGTTCTCGTCGCGGCTGATCAGGAGCGAGCTGACCTGGATGCCCGAGCGCTCGATCTGGGCCATGCGGCGGTTGAGCGCCACCAGCATGACGAGGAAGACCAGCGCCGCAATCAAAAGCGCGGTGGCAAAGACCAGCAGCACGAAGATCACGATGCGATAGCTGGTCAGCGTTTCGGAAAAGGCCGTGCCCGACAGGGCGAGGATTTCCAGAAGCTTGATCTCGGCCTCGGCCGTCAGCGCATCGTTCTCGACGAAGATGCGCTCGACCCGGGCGTTGAAGGCGTTGCCGTCGGGCAGGGTGAGAAACAGGAAAACGGCCGTCAGCGACAGGATCAGCACGATGGCGATCACGCCGCCCATGACAACCCGGCTGCCCGAGCGGCGGGCGTCTGCGGCCAATCCTGTGTCGTCTGTCACCACCGGTGTGCTCCCCTCGTCACCTCACCGTATCTCCTTAGCCTCACTGCTGACGCACCGACAGAATCTTCAGAAGCGTCAGCCCCCTTCCGGCAAGGATCGGCCGAAGCTGCGCCTGGGCGGTCGCCGCATTGCAGGGGCCGGGCACGACGGCCACCTCGAAGAACAGCTCGAGCGGGTTGTCGCGCTTGGCCTTGTATTCGACAGTGCAGGCAGCCTGGGCCGATGCGGCGGCAGACAGCGCGAGACCCGCGGCAAGCAGGCATATGGAAAGCATCCGTTTCATGGCGCCAACATGCGCCGAACCTTGCGGCTATTCAATAACCGCCTGCATGAAATGGGCTTTTCACGGTCTGTTATCCGATAACACCGTGGCGATATTGCCTGACAGAGGCGGAAGGGCCCACTCTTTGGATATGCTCGGCGTCGCAGGTATGCGCGGCTGCCGGATGTACTGGTAAAACCTGCCTGAAAGGACCGCCCAATGCCCTTTAGAAATTTCATCACCTCGATCATGGCCGCCGCCGTGGCGCTGACCATGCTGTCGTCGGCTCCGGCCCGTGCAGATAACGACACCGCCAAGATCATCGCCGGCGCCGCCGCGCTGGCCATCATCGGCATGGCGATTGCCGACGCCAATGACAACGACAACTACTACGTGTCGCGTCACGGCTATAACCCCTATCGCGCCCAGCGCCAGCGCCAGCATAACCGCTGGGTCCGCCAGCAGCGCATCCAGCGCCACCAGTATCGCCAGCACCGGCGGCACCATGGCCACGCCCATCACGGGCACCGCCACAACAACCACCGCAACTGGTGATCGGTAACGAGTAATCACGTTGTCCCGTGAGCAGTGGGAAGGGGAGGGCTTCGGTCCTCCTCTTCTTTTTTCGGGGGCCGGCACGGGCGAGGGGTGAGCCCCCTGCCCCGCCATGAACCTCGGGCGGCCGCCCCTACCTGTTGCCGCCGCCCAGCAGGTCCCGCAGGATCCGCTCCACCGCGCTTTCGCCCCGGCCCTGTGTCGGCTGTTGCTGCTGCGGCTGTTCGGGCCGCGGATCGATGTCGCGGTCACTGGCCACGTCCTGACCGCGCAGCATCGGCAGCGGCCGCGCCTCCAGCCCCTCGTGCACCCGGATCATCGTCTCGCGCCAGATCTCGGCCGGCAGCCCGCCGCCCGTGACCCCCTGCAGGGGCGAGTTGTCGTCATACCCCATCCAGACACCCGCCACGTAATCCGCCGAAAAGCCAAGGAACCACGCATCGCGCGCCGCCTGGGTCGTGCCGGTCTTCCCGGCAACCTCGCGGTCGGGCAGCTTCGCCCGCCCGCCGGTGCCGCTCATCACGACCTGGTTCATCATGAAGATCAGCTCTTTCGCCGCTTCCTCGCGGATCACCCGTTCGCCGATCCCGCCGCCTGTGCCCATCAGCGGGGTATCCTCGCCCAGCAGGGTCAGCTCGACCAAGCCATAAGGCGTCACCGACGAGCCGCCATTGAGGATGCCGGCATAGGCCCCCGTCATCTCGAGCAGCGTGCTCTCCGACGCACCCAGCGCCAGCGCCGGCCCGTCGGCGAGACTGCTTTCGATGCCGAAATCCGAGGCGACCTTGCGCACCTTCTCGCGCCCGACCGCCTCCGACACCTTCACCGCCGGCACGTTCAGCGACCGCCGCAGCGCGTCGGTCAGCGTCACCCGGCCGTAATGCTTGCGGGTATAGTTCTCGGGGCACCACCGGCCCGAGCCGGGAATGCTCAGGCAATAGGGTTCATCGACCACGGTCGAGTTGTGGCTGTAGCCCAGCTCCAGCGCGGTCGCGTAAACGAACGGCTTGAAGGCCGAGCCCGTCTGCCGGTTCGCCATGGTCGCCCGGTTGAAGGCGCCCGTCACCTTGGTCTTGCGCCCGCCCACCATGGCGCGCACCGCGCCATCGGCCGACATCACCACGATCGCGGCCTGCGCCTTCGATCCGTCCTTCACCTTCTCCTCGAACACCGTCTTCAGCGCCTCTTCGGCGGCCCGCTGAATGCGCTGATCCAGCGTCGTGCGGATCAGCACGTCCTCGGTCGTGTCGCGGGTAAAGAAGTCGGGGCCCGATTCCATCACCCAGTCGGCGAAATAACCGCCGGTCTGCGCCTCTGCCGCCTCCGACAGGGTTGCCGGGTTGGCCTGCGCCTCCTCCATCTCGGCCTCGCTCAGGTAGCCCTGCTCGCGCATCAGCCGCAGCACCGTGGCCGCCCGATCCTGCGACCGCTCGAGGTTCGAGGTCGGCGCCAGCCGCGTCGGCGCGGTCAGCAGCCCGGCCATCATCGCGGCCTCCTGCGCGGTCACTTCCGCGGCGTGCTTGCCGAAATAACGCTGCGCGGCGGCCTCGGCCCCGAAGGCGCCGCTGCCCATATAGGCCCGGTTCAGGTAGATCGAGAGGATCTCGTTCTTGGTGTACTTGGCTTCCATCGACAGCGAATAGATCGCCTCTTTCGCCTTCCGCCACAGCGTCGTGCGCCGGCAATCCTGCACGTAATCCTGCTCGCTCTCCCAGACATCCGGGTCGAACTGCACGCCCAGGCACAAAAGCTTGGCGGTCTGCTGCGTGATGGTCGAACCGCCATGCCCCGACAGCGGCCCGCGCCCCTCGCTCAGGTTGATGCGGATGGCACTGGCCACACCGCGCGGGCTGATCCCGAAATGCCGGTAGAACCGCCGGTCCTCGGTCGCGACCACTGCATTCTTCAGGTGCGGGCTGACCGTCTCGGCGGTCACCACGCCGCCGAACTGGTCGCCGCGCCAGGCAAAGACCTCGCCATCGCGGTCGCGCAGCGTGACAGACCCGCGCGCACGCCCGTCGAGCACCTCGCGCACGTCCGGCAATGTCGAATAGGTATACAGCACCGCCATGCCGATGATCAGCACGACAACCGCGGTGATCCGCCACGTGGCGGCCCATACCAGGCGGAAAAACCACCCGAAGAGCCCGCCGAACAACCGCACCACCCAGTTCGACGACCGCTTGCGCCGCCGCTTGGGCGCGGCCTTGCGCTTGGTTGCCGTGGTCGTCTTCGCTTTCGGTTTCGCCGTTGTTTTCTTTCGCCGATCGTCCGCGACTAGCCGCGGCTTCTTCCGACCATTGTTACTCATGCTCGCCCCATTCGGATCTTGCCCGATGCACGGATACTAAACCGCCTTACCGACAAAGTTGACCCCTGCTATGGCTTTTTGAATTGCCTATTTTTTGTGCATCCAAAAATGCCCGCTTAATTTTTAATCTAATTGCCCGTTTCCAACGCGCCTGACCATGCGACTCATCTTCCGCACACCCGGACAGACGGTTTTTCTGCGGGTGCAAAACTAACCCTTGCACTGAGAATCCGAAAGGGGTGTCCTGTGAAACTCATTGTAGCAACCATCAAGCCCTTCAAGCTTGAGGATGTTCGCGAAGCGCTGACCGAGATCGGCGTCCGCGGCATGATGGTGACCGAGATTAAGGGCTTCGGCGCTCAATCCGGCCACACCGAAATCTACCGCGGCGCTGAATACGCCGTGAATTTTGTCCCGAAAATCAAGCTCGAGGTCGCCGTCTCCGCATCGATGGCCGACCAGGTGATCGAGACCATCGCCAAGACTGCCCGCACCGGCAAGATCGGCGACGGCAAGATTTTCGTTCTCGACATCGGACAAGCCATGCGCGTGCGCACCGGCGAAACCAACGAAGACGCGCTGTAAATACCGCGTGCAGGGAAAGGAGCTTTATCAAATGAAACGTCTTACCAAATTCGGGCTTGGGGCCGCGGTACTGACCGCGCTGCCGTCACTGGCCCTGGCCCAGGACGCCGCGGCGCCGGGCTTCGACGAAATCGGCCCGTACATCATGACCACGCTGCTGTTCTGCATGGCGGGGTTCCTGGTGTTCTTCATGGCCTGCGGCTTTGCCATGCTCGAGGGCGGGCTTGTCCGCTCGAAGAACGTCACCATGCAGATGACCAAGAACATCGCCCTCTATTCCCTCGCGGCGATCATGTACTGGCTCATCGGCTTCAACCTGATGTACCCCGGCGACGGCTGGATCATGGCCGGCTGGGTCGGTCCGTTCTTCTCGCCGACCGTGCTTGACCCGGTGGGCGTCGCCGCGGCCGACGCGGCCCTCGACTATGCCTCGATCGGCTCGGACTTCTTCTTCCAGCTGGTCTTCGTCGCCGCCACCGCCTCGATCGTGTCGGGCGCGCTGGCCGAGCGTATCAAGCTGTGGCCCTTCCTTGTCTTCACGATCCTGCTGACCGGCGTCATGTACCCGATCTCGGGCTCCTGGCAGTGGGGTGGCGGCTGGCTCTCCGAGATGGGCTTCTCCGACTTCGCGGGTTCGACCGTGGTGCACTCCGTGGGTGGCTGGGCCGCTCTGGCCGGTGCCATCGTCCTCGGCCCCCGTATCGGCAAGTACAGCAAGGACGGCAAGGTCATCCCGATCCCGGGCTCGAACCTCGCACTGGCCACGCTGGGCACGTTCATCCTGTGGCTGGGCTGGTTCGGCTTCAACGGCGGCTCGCAGCTTGCCATGGGCACGGTGGGCGATGTCTCCGACGTGTCGCGCATCTTCGCCAACACCAACATGGCAGCCGCGGCCGGTGCCGTCACCGCGCTCATCATGACCCAGGCCATGTACAAGAAGCCTGACCTCACGATGGTGCTCAACGGTGCCCTCGCCGGCCTCGTGTCGATCACCGCCGAACCCCTCGCACCGAGCCTCTTCGGCGCGCTCTGGATCGGGGCCATCGGTGGCGTGATCGTCGTGCTCACCGTGCCGATGCTCGACAAGATGAAGATCGACGACGTCGTCGGCGCCATCCCGGTCCACCTCTTCGCAGGTATCTGGGGCACCATCGCCGTGGTCTTCTACAACAGCGACGCCAACATCGTGACGCAGATCACCGGCATCATCGCCTACGGCGTGTTCACCTTCGTGGGCAGCCTCGTGCTCTGGTTCATCATCAAGGCCATCCTCGGCCTGCGGGTCAGCGAAGAAGACGAAATCGCCGGCCTCGACATGAGCGAACTGGGCATGGAAGCCTACCCCGAGTTCTCCAACGCTTGATAAAGCGTCTTTCCTGGAGCAACTTCCCCCGGGCTTCGGCCCGGGGTTTTTTTATGCCTTGTCCAGATGCCTCCGCCGGGAACGGCCGGACCGCCACGGCCGGCAGGCGTGATCAACGCCCCTTGCCTCTCAGGGATGCGGGGTCCAGCGGATCGCGGGCGCGCCCTGCGGGTGGGAAATGCCGCCCGGATAGCTCAGCAGCTCGATCAGCGTGCCCCAGGGCGCCCGGCCATAGATGCCGGCATTCCCCTCCTGGTCCTCGTTGTTGGCCAGCGGATGCGGGCCTTTCAGCAGCTCTCCCCCGGCAGCGCTGAACGCGGCACAGGCCGCCTCCATGTCATCGACGTAAAGGCCCAGATGCGTCAGCCCCTCGTCCTGCAGGCGCGCCGGCCCGGCCTGCTCGCCGCCCTCCATCCGGAACAGCTCCAGGCACGGCCCGTTGCCGAGCCGAAGAAGCCGCATGTGAACGATGCGCGTTCCGGCGGTCAGGCCAAGCTCCGCCTCGGGGCCGTCGCCTTCCATGTCGGGGCCATCCTCGGGCAGCACGTCGTACAGCGTCACCGCCCCGAACGCGTCTTGAAAGAAACGGGTGGCGGCGTCGATGTCCGGCACCGTCATCCCGGCATGGTCGATCCCGCGGATGCCCGGCGCCGCCGGCGTGTCGGCGGCGATGGCGCCAAGCTCGGTGACCTCCGACGCGCCACCGGCCGCGACCTCCCCGAGCGCCTCGTTGAATTGCCGCGTATGTGGCTCATCGAGATGCGCCTCGAAGGCCGCGTCGTCGCGATACTCTTCCAGCATCACCACGGCGCCGCCGCTTTCGGCGAAGGCCTCGAACCGGATATTCCCCGGCTCGGCCCGGACATGCCGGGCCAGCTCGTCGACCAGCGTCTTCAGCCGCGCCTCCTGCCCGGGCCCGGGGGTGGCGCGCGCCATCATCGTGCGTGTCATGGGTGCCTCCGTCTCGCGGCGCCGCGATGCGGCCTTCACCGGGCCAACCATGCGCCCCCTTGCGAAGTTCCCGGCCGCCCTCAGATCAGCGGCAACCGGCGGGGCGGGATCACCTCGATCGGCGCGATCTTCTGCATCCCCTCGCTGTCGATGATCCTGAGCCGCCCGGCCCGCCACGCCACCAGCCCGTCGGCGATCAGCGCCTTCAGCGTCCGGTTCGTATGCACCAGCGACAGGCCCAGCGCGTCGGCGATGTGCTGCTGCGTGATCGGCACGTCCACGCTGCCATCCCGGCTGACCAGCCCCAGCCGCTCGGCCTTGCCGAAGATGATCAGCAGCGCCTGCACGATCCGCTCCCTCGCCGTGCAGCGCCCGATGCTCAGAAGGTTCGCATCCATCAGCCGCTCGCCCCGCGCCGCGTGCCACACCACCGTATGCGCCAGCCCGGGCTGGGTGTGAAACAGATTGGCCAGATCGGAGCGCTGGAACACGCACAGCGTCATGCTTGTCAGCGCCTCGACCGAATGATCCATCACGTCGAACATCGCCGCCTGCAGCCCCAGCAGATCCCCCGGCATCACGAAGTTCATGATCTGCCGCCGCCCGTCCTCGAGCGTCTTCTCCCGCAGGCCCCAGCCCGACAGAACGGTGAAGACATGCGGGCTGTTCACCCCCTCGTCCAATATCCGCGTCCGCGGGTCCACCGTCATCTCGCCTGACTTCAGCTGCGTGATGAACTCCAGCTCCTTGCCGCGCGTCTCCTCGAAGACGTCGAGCTTGCGAAGGGGGCAGTCAGAGCATTTAACCATGGATTTCATGCAGTTATGATCGCCCCAAACCGGCCGTTTCGGCAACAGAAATGTTTCATCCCGATACATCATAGGTGAAAGAGCGGATTTCCGGCGCGCGCTATAGTGCGATTCTGCTTTGAAATGTCAGCGCCGCCCGAGGCGCCGGGAGGAGAACCCCTGATGATCATCTACCCAGAGATCGCGATAAAGAACGGCCGATGCGTCACCCTTCGCAAAGGCCAGATGACATTGCCCGAAGAACACGACACCAGCCCGCTCGACCTCGCCCGGCACTACGCGGCTCACGGGGCCGAATGGCTCCACGTCGCCGATCTCGACGCCACCGGGCGCCACAGCCACGACAACACCGCGCTCGTCGAACAGATCATCCGCGAGGTCGACATCCCCGTGCAGGTCTCCGGCGGCATCCACAAGCCGCATCACATCGACTGGTGGATCGACCGCGGCGCCGAAACCGTGGTGATCGGCTCGGCCGCCTATCTCGGGCCCGGCGTTGTACGAAGCTCGGCCGAACGCCACCCGTTCCGCGTGCTCGTCTCGGTCGACATCCGCGATGGCGAGGTCATGGTCGACGGCTGGACCCGCCCCACCGGCACGCCGCCGCTCGACTTCCTGCAGAGCTTCGACAACCTCTGCCTCGCCGGCGTCATCGTCAACGACACCGACTACGACGCCGACCTGCCCGACGGCTCCGTCGCGCTCGTCGCCGACCTCGCCCGCCAGCTCAAGACGCCCGTGATCGCCAGCGGCCTCGCCAAGACGCTCGATCACGTCTCGACCCTCAAGTATCTCGGCAACATCGCCGGCGCGATCGTCGGGCGCGGCCTGCATCACGGCACCTTCACCCTCGAAGAGGCCCAGCGCATCGTCGTCGAACGCGACACCCGCGCGATGATGCTCCGCCGCCTGTCCGAGGGCGCGCCCGTCAAGAAATCCAGGATAACGATCCACCAGGGACCGCCTTCCGAAAAGGGCACCTCTCGTCCCCGGGGTGCCCGGTTTGCCAAGGTCGCGGAATCGCATAGCTGACCTGGCAGGCACCGGCACGGCGCG from the Roseovarius indicus genome contains:
- a CDS encoding transglycosylase domain-containing protein, whose translation is MSNNGRKKPRLVADDRRKKTTAKPKAKTTTATKRKAAPKRRRKRSSNWVVRLFGGLFGWFFRLVWAATWRITAVVVLIIGMAVLYTYSTLPDVREVLDGRARGSVTLRDRDGEVFAWRGDQFGGVVTAETVSPHLKNAVVATEDRRFYRHFGISPRGVASAIRINLSEGRGPLSGHGGSTITQQTAKLLCLGVQFDPDVWESEQDYVQDCRRTTLWRKAKEAIYSLSMEAKYTKNEILSIYLNRAYMGSGAFGAEAAAQRYFGKHAAEVTAQEAAMMAGLLTAPTRLAPTSNLERSQDRAATVLRLMREQGYLSEAEMEEAQANPATLSEAAEAQTGGYFADWVMESGPDFFTRDTTEDVLIRTTLDQRIQRAAEEALKTVFEEKVKDGSKAQAAIVVMSADGAVRAMVGGRKTKVTGAFNRATMANRQTGSAFKPFVYATALELGYSHNSTVVDEPYCLSIPGSGRWCPENYTRKHYGRVTLTDALRRSLNVPAVKVSEAVGREKVRKVASDFGIESSLADGPALALGASESTLLEMTGAYAGILNGGSSVTPYGLVELTLLGEDTPLMGTGGGIGERVIREEAAKELIFMMNQVVMSGTGGRAKLPDREVAGKTGTTQAARDAWFLGFSADYVAGVWMGYDDNSPLQGVTGGGLPAEIWRETMIRVHEGLEARPLPMLRGQDVASDRDIDPRPEQPQQQQPTQGRGESAVERILRDLLGGGNR
- a CDS encoding ammonium transporter — protein: MKRLTKFGLGAAVLTALPSLALAQDAAAPGFDEIGPYIMTTLLFCMAGFLVFFMACGFAMLEGGLVRSKNVTMQMTKNIALYSLAAIMYWLIGFNLMYPGDGWIMAGWVGPFFSPTVLDPVGVAAADAALDYASIGSDFFFQLVFVAATASIVSGALAERIKLWPFLVFTILLTGVMYPISGSWQWGGGWLSEMGFSDFAGSTVVHSVGGWAALAGAIVLGPRIGKYSKDGKVIPIPGSNLALATLGTFILWLGWFGFNGGSQLAMGTVGDVSDVSRIFANTNMAAAAGAVTALIMTQAMYKKPDLTMVLNGALAGLVSITAEPLAPSLFGALWIGAIGGVIVVLTVPMLDKMKIDDVVGAIPVHLFAGIWGTIAVVFYNSDANIVTQITGIIAYGVFTFVGSLVLWFIIKAILGLRVSEEDEIAGLDMSELGMEAYPEFSNA
- a CDS encoding BCCT family transporter, with product MKHWADRMGLRTDPAIFFISAICTVVFVIALVIAPEPIGDAFAAGRAWIVSHIGWFFILGVNVWLGFLIWAAMSRHGHIRLGPRDSRPDYTNLSWFTMLFAGGIGTVLMFWGVAEPMSHFSTPPLPGVEPHSTEAAKDAISIATYHLALHTWAIFALPGLAFAYFINRYDLPVRVSSVFYPLLKERIYGPWGKAIDIAAVLGTLFGVAVSLGLGSSQIAAGLTSLFGLEDTVTLKVVILTVLTAVAVVSIVAGLDKGVKLLSNINIGMAVGLMIFVLICGSTLFLLRGIVETFGLYFGNLPRLAFWNDMLADINPDTDEWGWQGSWTVFYWAWTVTWSPFIGLFVARISRGRTIREFVFGVLMAPSLFTLIWFAIFGWQAMEIDGIGAAAREALGDQAGALSDAVAESVPLAMFAFFEAFPFATIVQGIAVVVVAIFFATSSDSASLVVDMLCTGSSTPGPVHQRVFWGVSEGLVAAMLIVLAGDAGLTALQQVITVVGLPIFCLVFMMIPSIILGFRNEDIDHINIGKRPGLSEF
- a CDS encoding P-II family nitrogen regulator; translated protein: MKLIVATIKPFKLEDVREALTEIGVRGMMVTEIKGFGAQSGHTEIYRGAEYAVNFVPKIKLEVAVSASMADQVIETIAKTARTGKIGDGKIFVLDIGQAMRVRTGETNEDAL
- a CDS encoding winged helix-turn-helix domain-containing protein; this encodes MGGVIAIVLILSLTAVFLFLTLPDGNAFNARVERIFVENDALTAEAEIKLLEILALSGTAFSETLTSYRIVIFVLLVFATALLIAALVFLVMLVALNRRMAQIERSGIQVSSLLISRDENTVYLNNMGFKLTEAAMETLAVLAEARMDDDVLTGAEIESVISGRSKEDCEEAAGATRIKRLRDTLGNQMISELLVKNIARRGYMLAIDKDVIRVI
- a CDS encoding helix-turn-helix domain-containing protein, producing MRARLVGAEIALDCANESISQCSPSRPTLANNLGVSDATIRRAMAELINGGWLSRAMATARHRTVRYTFLVPGTTRGDVVPFSAGKDPNRGQRSMSPEVVR
- a CDS encoding helix-turn-helix transcriptional regulator; the protein is MNRNNAHRAETSGKIVKIRRDTATPPGLGKAQALDPRRFDALTGGSEKIWGLASIARTLGVSESTVRRWAVAPEVPIYKPRGVGTYFAQRSELCAWLKGKS
- a CDS encoding antibiotic biosynthesis monooxygenase, producing MTRTMMARATPGPGQEARLKTLVDELARHVRAEPGNIRFEAFAESGGAVVMLEEYRDDAAFEAHLDEPHTRQFNEALGEVAAGGASEVTELGAIAADTPAAPGIRGIDHAGMTVPDIDAATRFFQDAFGAVTLYDVLPEDGPDMEGDGPEAELGLTAGTRIVHMRLLRLGNGPCLELFRMEGGEQAGPARLQDEGLTHLGLYVDDMEAACAAFSAAGGELLKGPHPLANNEDQEGNAGIYGRAPWGTLIELLSYPGGISHPQGAPAIRWTPHP
- a CDS encoding helix-turn-helix domain-containing protein — its product is MSFGATKWAIEQRGLKPGVKLLLWQLADRHNKDTRRCDPSQQGLAEDCEISRATVNRYLDKLEEANLIRRVQRADPKTKRQDRTFYLLAFDTDLEAFDADRAVSQNVTRPVSQTATRPVSQKSPKPCLKNRQSRVSDCDTNPVREPIKEPSRACARETAIKTFGESVVNAAEFWAPKVTGGGCVPSSAISIATADAMIAMKLVTGDQLRSLSVHFTHHRERAERHEQ